The Quercus robur chromosome 7, dhQueRobu3.1, whole genome shotgun sequence genome has a segment encoding these proteins:
- the LOC126691004 gene encoding uncharacterized protein LOC126691004 produces the protein MSIIVWNCRGLGNLRTGKELEVVTREKDPSVVFLAETWADEARLKEIKHNISFENLFFVDRNNRGGGLAMYWRNSIDVTVESFSKNHIDAIVNKGKEDAWRFTGFYGEPVTHKRFESWDMLRQLNNRFHLPWLCAGDFNEIVSSTEKLGGNNRSHSQMQLFRDVIDECGFIDLGYDGSPCTWQKHFVDGHSIWERLDRGMANNEWFLKFAGTKIYHLSSNNSDHCPLWIIPDGLEVPQITKPFRFEEMWLADRGCTEIVEAVWASHEEAEPTVKVTRKIKKCGKELHAWN, from the coding sequence ATGAGCATTATTGTgtggaactgtcgtgggcttggaAACCTACGTACAGGGAAGGAACTCGAGGTAGTGACTCGGGAAAAAGATCCCTCCGTCGTGTTTTTAGCCGAAACGTGGGCGGATGAAGCAAggctaaaagaaataaaacacaatataaGCTTTgaaaatctcttttttgttgACAGGAATAATAGAGGAGGGGGTTTGGCCATGTACTGGAGAAATTCAATCGATGTTACTGTGGAGTCTTTCTCAAAAAACCATATAGATGCGATCGTGAATAAGGGCAAGGAGGATGCATGGAGATTCACAGGATTCTATGGAGAGCCAGTGACACATAAACGCTTTGAATCATGGGATATGCTTCGACAACTAAATAACCGGTTCCATTTGCCTTGGCTTTGTGCCggggatttcaatgaaataGTTAGCAGCACTGAAAAATTAGGGGGGAATAACAGAAGTCACAGCCAAATGCAGTTATTCAGAGATGTTATTGATGAATGTGGGTTTATTGACTTGGGCTATGATGGATCACCATGCACATGGCAGAAGCACTTTgtagatggtcactccatttggGAAAGACTTGATCGTGGAATGGCAAATAATGAATGGTTCTTAAAGTTTGCTGGCACAAAAATATATCACCTCTCCTCAAATAATTCGGACCATTGCCCTCTATGGATCATTCCCGATGGTCTTGAGGTACCACAAATCACAAAACCTTTCAGATTCGAAGAAATGTGGCTAGCAGATAGGGGCTGTACAGAAATTGTGGAAGCTGTTTGGGCATCCCATGAAGAGGCCGAACCTACTGTCAAAGTgaccagaaaaataaaaaaatgtgggaAGGAATTGCATGCATGGAACTGA